GGTTTTTGAAAGGAATAGAAATAGGTTGGAAAAAATCATTAAAACATTTTATTTGATTTAATCCGGAGATTTCTTATATTATAGTAAGATACCTTAATAAGGGCTTATGAAACTTTTTCCAAAAGAGATAGACTTCTTTGAGCTTTTCGACAGGGCTATATCGAATCTCACGAAAGCCTCAGCCCTGCTCGTTTCGCTCATGGAGAATTTCGATGACCTTGCCGCAAGGGCAAAGGCAATCCATGAGGCAGAGCAGGAAGGCGATATGCTTACCCATGACATAATGAGAAAGCTCAACAAGTCCTTTCTCACCCCTATTGACCGTGAGGACATACATTCGCTTGCCTCGAGGATAGACGATGTTCTTGACCTCATATGGGGAGGTGTAGACAGGCTGATGGTCTTTAAGGTGGATAAGCCTACCGATGCCTCAAGAAACCTTGCGATGGAACTCCATACAACAACAGAGGTTATGCAGAAGGCTATAAAAGAACTCAGGCTTAAGAACTATGCCCATGTTCAGGAGCACTGTATAGAGA
Above is a genomic segment from Nitrospirota bacterium containing:
- a CDS encoding DUF47 domain-containing protein, yielding MKLFPKEIDFFELFDRAISNLTKASALLVSLMENFDDLAARAKAIHEAEQEGDMLTHDIMRKLNKSFLTPIDREDIHSLASRIDDVLDLIWGGVDRLMVFKVDKPTDASRNLAMELHTTTEVMQKAIKELRLKNYAHVQEHCIEINRLENRVDRTFRDALGKLFDDFTDPLIIIKWKEIYEHLENASDRCEDVANILEGIVLKYA